One Roseburia rectibacter DNA window includes the following coding sequences:
- the spoIIIAA gene encoding stage III sporulation protein AA — protein sequence MENLKVLFPVHIREKIKDDGWMDGLEEIRIRVNQPIELEYADETRCLTNADDKITGADIAEMLSYISEYSLYAYQEELRQGYITIEGGHRIGIAGEIAKDREGIAGIKYVSFMNIRVAHEKKGCAKEILPYLKNGNSIYNTLLVSKPGAGKTTCLRDCIRSLSNGKEGWDGMKICVLDERSEIAACHLGIPQNDMGMRTDVLSGCEKSDGMILMLRSMSPQIIAVDELGGKKDFEAVEQAAYSGVHILGTVHADTVEELWEKPYLRQGIKKGIFERFILIRRSRSGEREFQVFNGKRERLC from the coding sequence ATGGAAAATCTGAAAGTTTTGTTTCCGGTACATATCAGAGAAAAAATAAAGGATGATGGGTGGATGGACGGACTTGAAGAAATTCGTATCCGGGTAAATCAGCCAATCGAGCTTGAATATGCAGATGAAACACGCTGTCTGACAAATGCAGATGATAAGATAACAGGTGCTGATATTGCAGAGATGTTAAGCTATATCAGTGAGTATTCTCTGTATGCATATCAGGAGGAATTGCGGCAGGGCTATATTACGATCGAGGGGGGACACAGGATCGGAATTGCAGGGGAAATCGCAAAAGACAGGGAAGGGATTGCAGGGATAAAATATGTCAGCTTTATGAATATTCGTGTGGCACATGAAAAAAAAGGATGCGCAAAAGAAATTCTGCCCTATCTGAAAAACGGAAACAGTATCTATAATACATTGCTGGTATCAAAACCGGGAGCTGGAAAAACAACCTGTCTGCGTGACTGTATCCGCAGTCTTTCAAACGGGAAAGAGGGATGGGATGGCATGAAAATCTGTGTGCTGGATGAGAGGTCAGAGATCGCAGCCTGTCATTTGGGCATTCCGCAGAATGATATGGGAATGCGGACAGATGTTTTGTCCGGATGTGAAAAATCGGATGGAATGATACTCATGCTGCGTTCCATGTCCCCACAGATCATAGCAGTGGACGAACTTGGTGGGAAAAAGGATTTTGAAGCGGTCGAACAGGCAGCATATTCGGGAGTGCATATTCTTGGCACAGTGCATGCGGACACGGTGGAAGAATTATGGGAAAAGCCTTATCTGAGACAAGGAATAAAGAAAGGAATTTTTGAGCGGTTTATTCTGATCCGGCGCAGCCGGTCCGGAGAACGGGAGTTTCAGGTCTTTAACGGGAAAAGAGAAAGATTATGCTGA